In Bubalus kerabau isolate K-KA32 ecotype Philippines breed swamp buffalo chromosome 4, PCC_UOA_SB_1v2, whole genome shotgun sequence, one DNA window encodes the following:
- the LOC129649820 gene encoding endogenous retrovirus group PABLB member 1 Env polyprotein-like yields MKTLKNIIKRCEICQKNNPKTEKLTKSGLQRSGKYPGEDWEIDFTHLPKANGYSCLQVWVDTFTGWIEAFPSRSEQAKEVIKILIHEIIPRFGLPRSLQSDNGSAFKAAVTQGVSKALGIEYHLHCSWRPQSSGKVEKANDIIKRHLRKLTQETQDKWIKVLPIALMRARTTPQKKGLSPFECIYERPFLRTDIVIDPEALELTNYVTQLSAFQQALTELRETTPDPASETNKPLFEPGTEVLIKTLGSGGPSLEPLWEGPYQMYLITYASLLLLTPNILSLPLDPQDNVFLSWAHSYAAFHNRSNCWVCGALPSSSMEGFPWWTSPLQGKDFLQVCEYLRQQSHAMPLLHLMTTTNPKMDWCNTLYSNYGHNVTFNFDYTLSRFNDYFSTYKVNRSRSNGFLPDVYQIWDEVTWLTPEKGRLISTASICWEQTEPSPKVSQQLNYNDWKQLGYLSQKTCNVIIPMFSNPRSGSPFVWPGTNWDWMSQSRWLAPNGTYWICGSYLWAWLPPGWIGRYTLGLAFTHGFIFSELPEKPANLPHLKTRWTRSVFYWYDYLAAAFVPSLGTTDVMLRVDALTNFTQQALQDSQKAISALNAEQAQIKKVVLQNRLALDILTAAQGGTCAIIHTQCCTYIPDMNTNVTHFTNHMNKMIRAIDTPEASIASLWETLTSSPWWTTILITIILVVLFLLFAPYICNCITGFVSSRMKAFKLQMVAQTPATAVASSDYYLGPLDQISSI; encoded by the exons atgaaaactttaaagaatattatcaaaaggtgtgagatttgtcaaaaaaataacccaaagactgaaaagctaACAAAATCTGGATTACAACGAAGTGGGAAGTATCCTGGAGAAGACTGGGAAATTGATTTTACTCACTTGCCAAAAGCTAATGGATATTCTTGCTTACAAGTTTGGGTAGATACCTTTACTGGATGGATTGAGGCTTTTCCCAGTCGTAGTGAACAGGCTAAGgaggttataaagattttaatccatgaaattatccccaggtttgggctgccacggagccttcagagtgacaatggctccgcctttaaagctgctgtaactcagggggtgtctaaagctctaggaatagaatatcacttacactgttcctggagaccccaatcctccggaaaagttgaaaaagcaaatgacattatcaaaagacatctgcgcaaattaactcaagagacgcaggacaaatggattaaagtcctacccatagctttaatgagggctcgaACTACCCCCCAAAAGAAGGGACTgtccccctttgaatgtatttatgaaAGGCCTTTCTTAcgcacagacattgttatagaccctgaagccttggaattaactaattatgtaactcagctctcagcttttcaacaggcattaacaGAACTCCGGGAGAcaactcctgacccagcctccgAGACAAACAAgcctctatttgagccaggaaccGAGGTCCTCATAAAAACATTGGGATCTGGGGGCCCATCCCTCGAGCCTCTCTGGGAAGGTccttaccag ATGTACCTGATAACCTATGCGAgcttacttctgctgactccaaatatcctgagtctgccgttggatcctcaagacaatgtcttcctgtcctgggctcactcctatgctgcattccacaatcggtctaactgctgggtctgtggagcactcccctcttcgtcaatggaaggcttcccgtggtggacgtccccacttcaaggaaaagactttctccaagtctgtgaataccttcgacagcaatcacatgcgatgcctcttcttcatctgatgacaactaccaaccctaaaatggactggtgcaacactttgtactCTAACTATGggcataatgtgacttttaacttTGATTATACATTGTCTAGGTTCAATGActatttttctacatataagGTAAACCGGTCTAGATCTAATGGTTTTTTGCCTGACGTTTATCAAATATGGGACGAGGTTACATGGCTAACTCCTGAAAAAGGACGCTTAATATCTACTGCCTCTATATGCTGGGAACAAACAGAGCCGTCCCCAAAAGTTAGCCAACAACTTAATTACAATGATTGGAAACAATTGGGATATTTGTCTCAGAAAACATGCAATGTAATCATTCCCATGTTTTCCAACCCCAGATCAGGTTCTCCCTTTGTCTGGCCAGGCACAAATTGGGACTGGATGTCTCAGTCACGCTGGCTTGCGCCAAATGGGACTTATTGGATATGTGGCTCTTACCTATGGGCGTGGCTTCCCCCTGGTTGGATAGGGAGATACACCCTGGGTCTAGCCTTTACTCATGGctttatattttcagagcttccagaaaaGCCTGCTAATTTACCCCACCTTAAAACTCGGTGGACAAGGTCTGTATTTTATTGGTATGATTATTTGGCTGCAGCGTTTGTTCCCTCTTTGGGGACTACAGATGTTATGTTACGAGTAGATGCTTTGACTAATTTTACTCAACAGGCATTACAAGATTCTCAGAAGGCTATTTCAGCTCTTAATGCTGAACAAGCACAAATTAAaaaggtggttttacaaaacagattggctCTAGATATTCTGACAGCTGCACAAGGAGGAACCTGTGCCATTATTCATACCCAATGCTGTACATACATACCTGATATGAACACGAATGTTACTCATTTTACTAACCACATGAACAAGATGATTAGGGCCATAGATACTCCTGAAGCCTCAATTGCCTCACTTTGGGAGACGTTAACTAGTTCCCCATGGTGGACGACTATCTTAATTACAATAATTCtggttgttttgttcttgctgtttgctccctacatctgtaattgtataactggatttgtttctagccgcatgaaagcttttaagttacaaatggttgctcaaactcctgctactgctgtagcttcctccgactactatttggggcccctggatcagatatcctcaatatga